A segment of the Sphingomonas kaistensis genome:
AAGGCTGCAGCAAGCCCTTCGAAGCCGGTGGTCCCGGCAAAGCCATAGAGCAGGCTGATGCCATACAGCAGGATGCCGCTGGCAAGGCCGCCGAGGACGAAATATTTGAGGCCCGCTTCGGCCGACCGCTCGTCATGGCGGCGGTAGGAGGCGAGGACGTAGGCCGACAGGCTCTGCAGCTCGAGGCCGACGTAGAGCATCATCAGGTCGGAAGCGCTGACCATCACCGACGCGCCGAGCGCCGACAGCAGGATCAGCACCGCATATTCGGCGCCATGTTCGTGATTCTGGTCGAACCAGCCGTGCGCCATCACGATCGCAACCGCGGCGGCGAGGTAGATGATGACCTTGCCGAAGGCGGCGAAACCGTCGGCAGCCCACATGCCGTCGAACACCGATCCGGCCGTCTGCGGCGCGCCGATCAGCGCGAAGCAGGCGGCGACCAGCAGGGCAATGGCGGCGACATGGGTGATGGTGGACGGGCGCCGGACGAAGGCGGCAACCATCATCAGCACCACGGCGCCGAGGCCCAGGATGATCTCGGGAAGGATCGGAGCGAAGTTCATCAGTGCGCCTCCCCGGCGCCATGTTCGTTGGCCTTGGCCGCCGCAGCCGCCGCGGGATTGCCGGCGGTCGGACGGCTGTCACCGGCCGGCTTCACCCGTTCGATCCGGGTCAGCAGGCGGCCCACGTCGTCCCGCATCGGTGCCATGAAGCTTTCGGGATAGACGCCCATCCACAGCACCACGGCAGCGATCGGCGCCAAGAGCGCCCATTCGCGGCGGTCGAGGTCGGCCATCGCTGAGGCCTCTTCGGTCCGCGCAGTGCCGTAGCTGATGCGCCAGTAGAGCCATAGCATATAGGCCGCGCCGAGGATGATACCGGTGGTCGCGAAGATCGCACCCCAGGTCGACACTTCGTAGGTGCCCATCATCGCCAGGAATTCGCCGACGAAGCCGCTGGTGCCGGGCAGGCCGACAGCGGCCATCGTGAACAGCAGGAACAGCAGGGCGTAGGCCGGCATGTTGTTGGCGAGCCCGCCGTATTTGGCGATCTCACGGGTGTGCATGCGGTCGTAGATCACGCCGACGCAGAGGAAGAGCGCGCCCGACACGAGGCCGTGGCTCAGCATCACGATCAGCGAGCCTTCGATCCCCTGGCGGTTGAAAGCGAACAGGCCGAAGGTGACGAACGCCATGTGCGCGACAGAGGAGTAAGCGATCAGCTTCTTCATGTCGCCCTGCACGAGGGCAACGAGGCTGGTGTAGACGATGGCGACGCTCGACAGGCCGAATACGAGCGGCACGAATTGCGCGCTGGCTTCGGGGAACATCGGCAGGCTGAAGCGGATGAAGCCGTAGCCACCCATCTTCAGCAGCACGCCGGCAAGGATCACCGAGCCCGCGGTCGGCGCCTGCACGTGGGCGTCGGGAAGCCAGGTATGGACCGGCCACATCGGCATCTTCACCGCGAAGCTGGCGAAGAAGGCCAGCCACAGCCACGTCTGGAGGCCCGGCGCGAAGTCGGTCGCCATCAGGGTCGGGATATCGCCGGTGCCGGTCTGGCCGATCATCACCAGCATCGCGACCAGCATCAGCACCGAGCCGAGCAGGGTGTAGAGGAAGAACTTATAGCTCGCCTTGATCCGTTCGACGCCACCCCAGATGCCGATGATCAGGTACATCGGGATCAGGCCGGCTTCGAAGAAGATGTAGAACAGCAACAGGTCCTGCGCCATGAACACGCCGAGCATCAGCGCTTCCATCAGCAGGAAGGCGGCCATGTATTCGGGCACGCGCTTGTCGATCGCGCGCCAGCTTGCGCCGATGCAGATCGGCATCAGGAATACGCTGAGCATGATCAGCATCAGCGCGATGCCGTCGATGCCGAGCGCCCAGTTGAGGTAGGGCGTGCCGAGGCTCACCCGCTCCTGGAACTGCCACTGGGCGCCGCCGACGTCGTAGCTCGCCCACAGCACGCAGCCGAGCACAAACAATGCGAGGGTCGCGCCCAGCGCCAGCCAGCGCGCACCGTCGGCCTTGAGGAACAGGC
Coding sequences within it:
- a CDS encoding NADH-quinone oxidoreductase subunit M, which encodes MSFPILSVMIALPLLAALGCLFLKADGARWLALGATLALFVLGCVLWASYDVGGAQWQFQERVSLGTPYLNWALGIDGIALMLIMLSVFLMPICIGASWRAIDKRVPEYMAAFLLMEALMLGVFMAQDLLLFYIFFEAGLIPMYLIIGIWGGVERIKASYKFFLYTLLGSVLMLVAMLVMIGQTGTGDIPTLMATDFAPGLQTWLWLAFFASFAVKMPMWPVHTWLPDAHVQAPTAGSVILAGVLLKMGGYGFIRFSLPMFPEASAQFVPLVFGLSSVAIVYTSLVALVQGDMKKLIAYSSVAHMAFVTFGLFAFNRQGIEGSLIVMLSHGLVSGALFLCVGVIYDRMHTREIAKYGGLANNMPAYALLFLLFTMAAVGLPGTSGFVGEFLAMMGTYEVSTWGAIFATTGIILGAAYMLWLYWRISYGTARTEEASAMADLDRREWALLAPIAAVVLWMGVYPESFMAPMRDDVGRLLTRIERVKPAGDSRPTAGNPAAAAAAKANEHGAGEAH